One Theropithecus gelada isolate Dixy chromosome 3, Tgel_1.0, whole genome shotgun sequence genomic window carries:
- the EPDR1 gene encoding mammalian ependymin-related protein 1 isoform X2: MPPRMLVAPLPLHFLLAAVSSENPKRQQAVAAGSDPGRNSSRAIHWSLPRALVLATGSRASGSQKRQRPPKGQEVLWSRPHSRYSAQRAGGSHSDPGRLSSPLGSSLPSGRGRMTAMPGRASLHTVPGALGPWLLGCLWAWTLCGLCSLGAVGAPRPCQAPQQWEGRQVMYQQSSGRNSRALLSYDGLNQRVRVLDERKALIPCKR; this comes from the coding sequence ATGCCTCCCAGGATGCTAGTGGCACCACTGCCACTGCATTTCCTGTTGGCAGCAGTGAGCAGTGAAAACCCGAAGCGGCAGCAGGCAGTGGCAGCAGGCAGTGACCCAGGCAGAAATAGCTCCCGCGCGATTCACTGGAGCCTTCCCAGGGCCCTGGTCCTGGCTACCGGGAGTCGCGCGTCCGGATCTCAAAAGCGGCAGAGGCCACCGAAGGGACAGGAAGTACTTTGGTCCAGACCACACTCCCGGTACAGTGCGCAGAGAGCCGGTGGGAGCCACTCTGATCCCGGACGTCTCAGCTCCCCCTTGGGCTCGAGCTTGCCCTCGGGCCGGGGAAGGATGACCGCGATGCCAGGACGCGCTTCCCTCCACACCGTCCCGGGCGCTCTGGGCCCCTGGCTGCTGGGCTGCCTCTGGGCCTGGACGCTGTGCGGCCTGTGCAGCCTGGGGGCGGTGGGAGCCCCGCGCCCGTGCCAGGCGCCGCAGCAGTGGGAGGGGCGCCAGGTTATGTACCAGCAAAGTAGCGGGCGCAACAGCCGCGCCCTGCTTTCCTACGACGGGCTCAACCAGCGCGTGCGGGTGCTGGACGAGAGGAAGGCGCTGATCCCCTGTAAGAG